The Macaca nemestrina isolate mMacNem1 chromosome 9, mMacNem.hap1, whole genome shotgun sequence genome includes the window ATCACTATCCTTCACTGCCTGGTATTTGGTGTCTTGCAAACCattgtttcacatattttgtcCATTATTTGCTTGTTTCATGCAGGAGGGAAAATCCAGTACctgtttctccatcttggccatATGAGActcttaaattattattttttcctttcctagcACCAGAAAGTTTGATGCAGGCATTGGAAGACTTAGATTATCTGGCAGCACTGGATAATGATGGAAATCTTTCTGAATTTGGAATCATCATGTCAGAGTTTCCTCTTGATCCACAACTCTCAAAGTCTATCTTAGCATCCTGTGAATTTGACTGTGTAGATGAAGTGCTAACAATTGCTGCCATGGTAACAGGTACTCCTTAATcactattccttttctttttttgcaaatcTGCACTAGGTATAGATTTAAATGGGAtccatttgaaattatattttgaggATAAAATAGCAGAGATGGTGATCAATTCATTTAACCTTTTGAAATGATAGTGAGGTATTTTAAtcagttagaaaaagaaatttttcttaatATGAAAAATTATCTTAATATAAGAAAACTAACTCAAAGTTCAGCAAATTTATACATCAGATGTATGAAAACATACTAGGTTTCTTTTACTGAAGTAATCAGTGCAGATGAAGGAAATTTGTCACTAGAGGTGTTTTTCCCCAAATAATGATGTgtgcttgtttttttatttcctattGGCTTCATTCATCCTGGCttgtatgttttaatttattctaaTACTGGGGGAACAGACCAACCATTGTGCTGTATCGGAACGGGTTCCAATCCTCTTCTTGTGTCTGGACCTCCGAGCACCTCAGGTTTTCCCTGCTCCTGCTGGAATAAAGCAGGGTATTAACCATATTCAATTGACCTtagaaaagcacacacacacacacaaaaggagaGGGAGAATTAGGATGACTCACTCTAAATTTCTCGGATTTCTAAGTAAACAAGAATAACATATTTATTCAGAGAACCAAGACAGGAGCCATGCCACTAACAGTTGTGACCCCTCCCCTCTGCAAGTTAGGCTAAGATAAAATGTCTTCATTATTGCTAACCATGTGACCTTTTTCATTTAAAGCTCCAAATTGCTTTTCACATGTGCCACATGGAGCTGAAGAGGCTGCCTTGACTTGTTGGAAGACATTTTTACATCCCGAAGGAGATCACTTTACCCTCATCAGCATCTACAAGGCCTACCAAGACACAACTCTGAATTCTACCAGTGAGTGTAAGTGAATGCTCAGAAATTACCTATTAATTCCACCTTCCTTTCCCCAGATAAGTCTGAGTCCTTACTAGTTATTCATCAAACATTCTTCTTCTTTAGCCCTGTTGGCCCCTTGAATGCAATGGCACTTATGACCCTAAACGCACCCACAGGCGTCTGCAGAGTGGGAGACGCTCACTCCCCCTGCTCCCGCGGAGCTCTGGTGTGCCACCACGGTGGGCCTGTACTGCCAGAGCTCCAGCACTCCACTCAGCCAGCCTTCAGAGCAAGCTTGCTTGGGGCATGGTGAcggggacacagactcatacaTGGGTCTGCGGAGGAAGACAAGGAACAGCCACCTCTACATGCCCACTGGGTCAGAGTTGTGCTGTGCACCTTCCATATCCTGGCACATTGACCACATGCATGCAGAGAGGTTGCAGAGCTCCAGATACTGGTGCAGAATAGGCTGGGGTGCTGAGGGAAGGCTGTAGAATTGCTGATGGAGCTTGGCAGAGGACAGCAGAGGGTGTCCAGAGAACAAAATGGCGCGTGTCAAAGCACAGCCACAAAGTCCTGTGTATGCCTGAAGGGCAGTGGGTAGATTACCTATCACAGGAAGGTACTCAGAAGTCAACTGGAAGCTGCTATTCTGAGACAAGAGGACAAACAGGGCAAAGCAGCGTGGCAGAGGCTGGAGTCACCCATGAAGGGCAGCCAGTGAAGTCCCTCCCTGAAATTTTCCATGATGTATCTTTTACTTCCTTTGCTCTGAAAGATGGTGTGAAAATATGTGTAGTGTGAAAAATATGACAGCAATTTGAAAGACAGTAGAATTGTATAAAGAACAGGGAGTTACTGTTTCAAAGCTGAACAGAAAAAGTTGTCAGTGGAGCCAGAAGGTACACGGGAATTTGGTGGCATCTTTTGAGGGCATGCTGAATGGGTGACACTAAGTACGTGCTCTCATTGCTCCGAGTGGCACGAGTGGACAGGACGGGGTAAATGAGGGTCTTCTGCCTGCGGTGCCATGGCCGTGTACATTCCCAGGTCCATCTTAAGTAATCACAGCTGGCCAGAAAGACTAACTTCAGACTCACCCACATGCctgaattttaatataaaagttaCAGCTAGGGTAGATGAGCTTAACTGTAACATAATTCCCAAATCCACCTGGTAGTAATCCTTTTCttatcattaaataaaatatgagatatTTCCATAGATCAGAGGAATTTATACTGTGGGCTTTTTTCTGCCTAGTTTGATTAAATGGGGCCACATACATCCTTGCTGTATGCAGAGAGACAAAATATAGATCTTACAAAATCCTCTCTGGCCTTTATGAGCCACAGATTAGTGAAATACATCTTCAGTCACCACTAGGAAGTTTCCAGTTGGCTGGGATCACAGAACCCCAGCAGGTGGCATAGGTGCTGTCAGTGGCACCGTCTCCCTTCCTGGTAGTGCCCTGACAGCCGACCTCGCAGCCACCAGAAATCCTTGTCCTTGCTGCCTTCCTGCCACTCACCTGTGTGGCCTCCTTTGTAGGAGAGGAGAGCACAGGGCTTAAAGATGGCaactgcctggcctgggctcttTAGAGCTTCTGACAAATCATTTCTAAATAGCCTTGTGTTCTTTCCCTCCTAGACTGTGTTGAAAAGTGGTGTCATGATTACTTCCTCAACTGTTCAGCACTCAGAATGGCAGATGTTATCCGAGCTGAACTCTTAGAAATTATCAAGCGAATTGAGCTTCCCTATGCAGAACCTGCTTTTGGCTCCAAGGAAAACTGTCTAAACATAAAGAAAGCTCTTCTGTCTGGTTACTTTATGCAGGTGAGAGGGGGTGGGGTTGCCTCGGCATAGGCTCCCCTGAATTGCACATACCCAGGACATGCTGCCAACAATCACTCACTTAGGATGATGATTTCGacattaagtaaaacaaaaatccatGTTATTATTAAAGATTTGATACTTAAATATCCTTCCCCTCAAGGGAATAAAGGGCCAAGGCAGAATATGTAGTCTTAATGGAGAAAAATGACATTTCAGTAtggatttcctcatctgtaaagtaaggTTCCTACATCACAGGGTCATTGTGTGCTAAACACCAAGTGTAAAGCACTTGGCATTGGAGTGTATGTCGCCCATAGTATGGCGGGTAGTATGCTATGTTTCATCTCATGGCCAAAACATTAACCTCACAGCTGCACCGTTTTAGCACAGTGCCCTGCTGTTGCTCAAGTTAGTTAACATCACTGTCTCAAAGTTTTAGGCAAAACATGCTTATGGCTTATTTTCTACATGTGAAAATAGGAAACATGAGTGGCAAATTTTAGTTTTAACTATCCCGTATGAAATACTTTGGTATTttcttcaacaaacatttttgtaTAATGATCTCCGTATTAAtacaaaatcttttttctttaaaactctgCCTTTCAGATTGCTCGGGATGTTGATGGATCAGGTAACTACTTAATGCTGACACATAAGCAGGTTGCTCAGCTGCATCCCCTATCTGGTTACTCAATCACCAAGAAGATGCCAGAGTGGGTCCTCTTCCATCAATTCAGCATTTCTGAGAACAACTACATCAGGATTACCTCAGAAATCTCTCCTGAACTGTACGTTTAATGGGGAAgaaagggttgttttttttttttttatttcataccTGTAGGAGTAAATGACAAATCTGGCTTTTATTCTTAGTTCTAAAGTTTATACTGATGGAATCTTAATTTATGTTGAGAGTACCTACTAAGGGCAGGCCCCTGTGGATACCTAAGAAATGTCCTTGCCTTTTAGGAGATTACAGCAGAGAAAAGAgtgtagaaataaaaacaaagaccaTGTGTCTTTAAGAGGAACAGAATGCTAGAGAAATGCACTGTTTGCAGGTGCATTGACCTTGAGAGGAATGAGCTCAGCCATCTTTCAAGAGCCACTGCAGTTGGAGTTgttggggaagaggaaggaggggaggctGAAGAGAGAGGCAGGCACCACCAGAAAGTGTAAGGCTTTGTGAGCCACATAGTTTACATTTTATCCAAGTGCAGTACACAGCAATTGGAGCATTTTAAGCAAGAGTAGCATCTTCTCAATATAGTTTTAAGGATCACTGTAGCTGGCCaggcaccttgggaggccaaggcaggaggatggcttgagcccaagagttcaagaccagccctggcaacatagcaagaccccatctctacaaaagaaaaaaattagctgggcatggtggcatgcgcctgtagtgccagctacttgagagtctgtggcagaggatcgcttgagcccaggtcaaggctgcagtgagctattgtcacaccactgcacaccagcctgggagacagaccaagactctgtctaaaaagaaaaaagaactgtgGCTGCCACATGAATGGAAAGGAGAGGCAGTGGCGAGAGTGTGACTACTCTGCTAGTCTTTGAGAAGCCACTAGAGTCTGGATCCATTTAGAAGTTTCCACTACTATTCCGGCAAGTAGTGTTCAAGGCAGCAACCAAGAGTGACTCATAGGTGTCTGGCTTACGCAGCTGGATGTGGAGTGGTACtagttaaaatgagaaagaagcaaagataCCCCTAGCCAAAGCTCTCCTAAGCATACATGATCAGTGCCTCTCGTATGGTGTTGGGTCTTAGAGGAAATACTAGTTTCCACTAAAGGTTAGTGGTAGACAGCACTTCCACTGTGTGGCGTAACACTAGAGAGGCCAACTTATTCTAGAAATACAACAGCATTGGCTGCATGAAAAccagaaagtatttattttacaaagtcGGACTGAGATACTGAGGAGTTCAAATTAAACACCGGTTCTGCAGGTAGATGCTCCAGGGATGGGAAGTGCCCAGACATAATGTTTGGTGTCTCTCACCACCTTCCCCACTCAAAAtctaatctttttgttttaaacaaacagattTATGCAACTGGTACCACAATACTATTTCAGTAATCTGCCTCCTAGTGAAAGTAAGGATATTCTACAGCAAGTAATGGATCACCTGTCCCCTATGTCAACAATgaataaggaacagaaaatgtgTGAGACGTGCCCTGAAACTGCTGAACAGAGATGCACTCTACAGTGACTCCCCAGCAAACGCAAGGTGCAGTAGGGTCCCAAAGTTAGCTGGGTGGCTGAGCTGCTGGGGATGGCAGGCATGTGACGCGAAGATGGATCTCACACCCACGGGACAGTCTTGAAGAAAATAACACtgtgtgtattattttaaaataaaaaatagaagtttttaTTGAGTTCTTTAAATTACTActccatgtttttcttcttcctggaaaAGTTTTTAAATCAACCACTCATAATttgaccaaaattttaaaaactgatactTTGTAAATGTGTCACAGACACATGGGACAGAACCCTACTTTTTGTGGAGGACCTTAATCTGAATAAAGTCATGAGTTTTTCAGTAAATCTCCACTGAGTTTTCTGGTAATGTTACAAAAACAGGCCCATCACTGTCCACTGGAAATGGGTTAAATAGATAGATATTCTTTCAGTTTATCCATGATTTCGTTCATCTTGTCGCCTGGAATTAACATCACAGTTCGCAAGGGCGTCATTGGTACGTCATCAAAAGACCATTTGCCTCCCAGACAAGTGTCGCTCTCCTCCTGCACTGAGTAGTTGAACTTCAGAATTGCCTTCTAAACCAAATAAGTAACCATGAATTAAAAATCGGGACAACCCAAAGACAAAACCCATTTAATCTACGGCAAAGAATAGTATGTTTGGCATATGCTTAAATAAGAATGAGAgctaaaaaaagcaaaactcagaattttaaaagttcaaatggACATTCAGGCAGAAGTTATAAAACACAAACCAAGTAGATTTTAAACCCACATGAGGAACAGGGATAGAGGCGTGCAACTTCTAAGAGATGAGCAAGCAGCTAagtgatattttcatttaattgtcAAAATAATCTTGTGATACGTAAGTGAAATTAAGACTCATAAAATTTGATAATTAACTAGAACTGGTCTTCAAATActcttttctcactttctcagCTGCTTCCTTAGCATCAGGCTTTTGTGTGAAGACAGAGTAAATCTGCATACCCCGCCATCTTAAAACACCCATACATACTCCCCGCAAATGGTCGACCTGAGGTGCTAaagcatgttttttaaaaattacgttCACGATTTACTTCCTGGAAAAGAAGGGCACAGCTAAATTTGTAGTGCTTTAGTCTTCTGTAGAGGTCTTAAAAGTGATGTGATATCATCCAATTCAGGAAAATAGTTCCCCTCAGAGATAcacttcaagattttttttttttttttgacagagtttcgctcttgttgctcaggctggagtgcagtgacgcgatctcagctcactgcagcctctgcctcccaggttcaagcaattctcctgccttagcctcccgagtagctgggattacaggcatctgccaccatgcccggctgatttttttgtagtagagatggggtttctccatgttggccaggctggtcttgaattcctggcctcaggtgatctgcccgccttagcttcccaaggtgctgggattacaggtgtgcgccaccatgcctggcccacttcAAGATTTTTCAGAGGAAGAGAGGGTGAGAAAGAATATTCTCTGGTATATGGCTGTCCATCACAGTACAAGCTAcctttataggaaaaaaatgctgGAGAAATCCCACCAGCGGGATGACATCCACGACTAAGGACACAGAGTAGCAGGGGTGCCCCAGCTTCCACActgaccagctgtgtgatctcaggtaATTTCCGTCATCTCCCTATAACTTAAAAGTCCACAACCATAAACCCCAGGCTAATGTCTACCTCTCCGCATGGTTTTAGAAGGAAAGATTTCACAGGAAGCGTATTATAAATGCCTAATCATTCTTAGCAGGTTAATcgcttttctcctcctcctcctcacgcTCATAACCACAGTGCAGGCAAGGAGGCTAGTGCCTAGCCTCTTGAGTACCTACTACGCACCTGGCACTATGTTAGCTGCTAGGTCCTatggggaaacagaaaaacagtgGCCACACTTGAAAGACTTGGACATAAAGTGGGAGAACAATAGATCTTGATAAATCATTTAAGAAAATCCTTATTTACATCTAAACAAATAGATAAGCAGGATAGTCTTACCTCATAGAAAAATTCTTCCTCTGCATTTGCAAACATTAACGcagctttctttttgttgctaagtttctttttggaattgttttttcctgcttccaCAAATGTCTTACTAATCAGAAGGTAAAAGTAGCACTTCCCACATGGCTTATTGGTTCTGTGTGCCTCCGCCAGTTCTTTCCTACAAGGCACACACAGCATTTGTTTACCTGCTGGGTCAAGTGAAATACATCAACAAACCAGAGCACAGAGAAAACCAGGTGAGGCATCTTCGGTGGGTTCTGCTGTGACGTAGGCATTCAATCTGAACACTTAAGTCTACAGCaatgatttttatttacataatcaGTTGCATTTCAGATTGATTATGTACTACTTTTTATAATAGTATATCTCTCAGATTATGCTGATTTGTGGATATATAGCAACTAACAGATCAGATGAGTCTCAAATTCACTCAATGTATCACTGCTCTGCCTGTgcagaagttaaaaatatatgcgaatctgaatttttgaattttttaaatctatgaacATTTAACTGAAACACACAAAGGTATACAGCCACAACCAATGTCACTACAGCCTGTGACTACTACTACAGTCAACTGCTAGAGTCTGGAACTAATTTCTGACATACTGCAGAAACTGCATAAACACATACCCGAAATTCTAGCAATGAAATGGCCACAAAGCCTTAATGCTGCTTCTTTCTGAAAATTAAGCATAGCCCTGTGCATGGGGATGCCCTTGAACAAGGGAAGAAACTCAGAACAACCCTCctcttcagctttttttttttttcgtttggagacaaaatctcactgttgcccaggctgtagagtacaatggcgcagtctcggctcactgcaacctccacctcccaggttcacatgattttcgtgcctaagcctcccgagtagctgggattacaggcctgcaccaccatacccgactaatttttttgtgtgtgtatttttagtagaattggggtttcgccatgttggccaggctagtctcaaactcctagcctcaagtgatctgccaggcttagcctcccaaagtgttgggattacaggcatgagccaccatacctggctttttttttttttttttttttttttttttttttaaaagatacagggtcttgcaattttgcccaggctggagtgcagtggctattcataggcacAATCATAGTCTACTGAGgcttggaactcctggcctcaagcattcctcctgcctcagcctcctgagtagctaggactacaggcgtgcaccactgcgcTTGGCTCATTTCAGCTTTAACAGGACTAGGAGAAAGCAAATCACCCTCCTATAAAACCAAATAAATGTGAGCTCCAGctgatcaaaaaaaaaagaaaaaccacttaAAGCACCAGAAGCACAATCTGAACTGCAGCTGAGAGAGCAGGGAGCAGGAGATAAGCACCGAATCCCTAGGGAAAAACAACAAACCTAGAGGTTTCCAGAGTAGAGTTGCATTCCTACAGCTATTTAAAGGAAAACCACAACGCAAGTGCTATGACCTCTGTCTAGGCCAAGCACtgtgactgacacctgtaatcccaatactggaaggccaaggcgggaagatcgctttagcctaggagttcaagaccagcctgggcaatgtagcaagacccttgtctctgcagaaaaaaaaaaaaatttttaatagctagaaataaataagagagtGTGCCTATATTTTGTCCTCTATTGCAAAGCACAGGCAATACAATTCTTAGTGCACTCAGTTTGCTAGACTTCACAgctacatttgaaatatttttgtaaacttaAAACTCCTGgattaaaaaatagaacaaaaactcTGAAAAGCTAGCCATAGTATCAGGACTATGGTTTCATTAGTTATGAAACATACCCACAGACTTTGGAAACTTTACCAGTTTTGTTATTATTGTAattgttcattattttattcgTGTTGCAGAGAGCTATCTGTGAAGGTGAAAACTTCAATCAAATGGAGATGAAAAGTCTATTATGAAATTATCTACTTATATACCACTTAAATCTTAAGTTTAAATTTCAAGATTATTGTCACAAACTCTTCAAAAAGCCAGTTGTTAATAATGTATGCACTTCACAGGATGTTTCTTCCACTCCCCTCACACTAAACCCGCTTAAACCAAGGAAAGAACTCTTTCTATACCTGCATATTCTACTTAAATGACATTCATGAATCTAcctgaaaaaaaattactgttcaAAGACATTTTCCCAAGTCTCTTACTGAAGCTGCTGGTACATGGGCAGAGCGATCTGTGGAGGGATATTAATGAATCTTTCACTTAGGAGAAGGCCCACAGGCTTGGTGGTGTCATTTAAAAACTTGTCCAGCTGTTCAACCATGCTCTTTTCACAATTCTTCTCACAGAAGCTGAGAATCAACTCTTGAATTTGTTCGGCACACTGGGTACCctagaaagcaaagagaaagcttGTTTCCTATTACAAGCCATCACATACAGGAGAAAACCTGAAAGTAAGAGCTATTACTTTTCATCTTACAGCTAACGGCAGTCTCCTGCCATAGCCTTAACGTCTTGTATGTCTTCAGTGTTGACTGCTTAAGCATTTCTCAAAAGCAAATACACTGGTTATTTACCATCCCATGATCAGTGGTAAGAGAGTCATCAATTAACATGCAGACACACTGGAATGGTAATTCTAGTCCATCTCATAAAGATAGATGGAAGTAACTGGaaagtttatttcaaaattaaagatTAAGTGTAGCCTGCATCTTATTCTAAGGAAGGTAAGCAGCTGGTTTACTTTTTATTACAACTCATCAGAGAGTCAATAAAAAGAGatgaatcaaaacaaaataaaatgttagtaagTGCCCTCAACATGGAGGCAGCAAAGCCTGAAAATATCCCCACTACACAAGTAGCAAAGATAACAGCTGCAGACACACAGCACAAACAGCTCCCGCATCAGTACTAACATCAGGACTGCAAAGCCAGATGATTCCCTAAAGCACAGGGAGCAAACACCTTTAACTGGGTACAGACCCAACACCACCACCTTCATATCAAAAAAGGATTACAGTAAGATTTCACAAGAGCACTTATCCCTATAGTTAGTATCACTGTCTGACATAAGACATTTTAACCATGCATTAAATAAAAGTGGTTTTGGCCTAAGAAATAACCATTCAGATGCCACCCAGTGAAACCAACCTTTCTTTCAGTTAAATTTAAAAGGCTGATGAAACCAAAAACCTCATCTTCATCCACATCATCATCGCTGTCTTCTGAAACATCCgtttgctattttaaaagaaaaaatatttaaatgttatatttagtATAATACCAAGAGTATAATACCAAGTCTTGGGATGTAggaattatttatcttttcacttttcaAAAGCAACACTTTGTTTTACCACTGCACCTTAGAAAGCATTATATCTTAAATACTGTCACAGTTTTACCACCATCATCTTGGAAAGCATTGTATCTTAAATACTGTGTGACCTTATTCATTTCACTTTACCTCCCTTGACTCATTTCAATCTGTCCCAGATTCTGGACAGATTGAAATTTCTTTGTACTAGATTCTTAAGTTATTTTATCAGATTCTCAATATAATACAAAACCAGAAGAGATAAAACCTCatgaaataaagcattttaatttgttttctacaCAATTTGGCTGGAGCCAAGCCTTGCTTCTCTGCTGGCCCACAGCATTGTTTCATCTAAAACTCATGAGTTTCCAGAACACTTGTCAATCTTGACCATAAGTGAAGCTGGGCAGTGCTTGAGGGCCACTTATACCTACCACATGGGCAAGAGAGAAGGGATAAAAGAGAACCCCCCTGCCCTTTGTTCTATGATCCTAGGGACTGGCTCCACTGAATGCTCTGGGTAGTCCCTTTACTAAGAACAAGAAGTCTCTATCCTCAGGACACCTCAGGTGTCTCTGGAGAAGCCAAAGAAGCCAGTTATAACTGCAGAGCTATCGATGTAATTATCCATCTAAAGGGTGAATCCTGCCATTAGATAACCTCTTTCAAGGATAAAAATAACTGCTGCTTCTCCATATCCATTAGGTCTTCTAAGTGTCTTCTAAGACACGAATCAGCTAGAAATCACATTTATTTGATGAAAGGGCAGGTGGTCTGCTTTTTCCCATTGCCCTAATAAAAGGAAGCCCCTGTAGgtttaatttctcattttctttacatTGAGTGCCATAAGGTTACTAATATTGTCAGAAGCCTTGAAAAGTGGACACTGCATTTAGTAACAAGTATGTTGGTGACCCTATCATTCAGTGTCAGAATTTTAGTTGTGTAAAAGTCAGATAAGAATGTCTGAAGAATGAATAGGAGGACAGGAAGTAGAAACCATGACTTAAGATTACTTTTCAAGAATTTTGGCTCTGAAGGTGATGTACTTTGAGTGGAACATTAGACTGAATGGAACTTTTGTTGTCTTTTTCACAACAGGCTAGGGAACAGGTGCTGGGAACAGGAAAAAGACATCAACAGTGACAGCTACACATATGTAGCACTTGTCagttgccaggcactgttctaagcaatCAGCAACTCATTTTGTTTACCCATGCACTCTACAAGATAGGTGCTAGTATCATCCTCATTTTCAGAGCTAGAAATGGAAATAGATTAAGGTACTGTGGCAGATTGTATCTTTCGCAGATGGCCCCAGTGGATCTCTTCTTGGACATGCTCTTCTGACAAAGTGACCTAGATACTTTTCTCATGGAGTGGTGGAATCAATGTGGCCTCCCCCTGGGTAGAAATTTGTATCTGTACTGACTAAGCAAATGGTGGAAATGGCACTATATCACCACTTCTGCCTGCTTCTTTTGGGCTGCTTGCTCTTGGAAGCAACCCAATATGTGGCAAGGCCCACATGGACAAGAACTAAGGCCCCTGGTCCAGAGTCCCAGCTAAGCTCACAACAGACAGCTAGGGCTAACTTGCCAGTcatgtgagtgagccatcttGAAAGGGAATCCTCCAGCCCCTAGTCGAGCCTCCCCAGTTAACATGATGGAGCAGGAGCAGAGATGACTTGTGCCCACTGAGCTCTGTCCAAACTGTAGATCCATGAGCCAAATACATGAGTGTTGCTATTTTACAACACTAAGCTATGAAGTGGTTTGTTATACAAACAACAGACAACCCAAAGAACCACCAGATGATAAGCAGCAGAGCCAGGGTCCAAACCAGTCCTATTTTGTTGAGCTCTCTACAACATCTGATAAGGATGACCATCCCCTCCTCCTTCAAATGTTGTCTTTCTTGCCATGTATGACATCACTGCACTGTTGTTTCTTGTACTTCTCCTGTCATCCCTTTTAATCTCCTttgctggctctgccacttacaatACTCGGATATCCAAGTATTCTTGGTATTACTAAGGTGTCTGTCCCTTCCCTCCCTGCGCAATCTCAATCACTTCTATGACTTCAATAACATTTACGACAAACTCCCAAGTCTCCAGGGCTCCACCCGCTACC containing:
- the BCCI gene encoding BRCA2 and CDKN1A-interacting protein isoform X7 gives rise to the protein MASRPKRRAVESGVPQPPDPLVQRDEEEEDEVEDEDEDDDDSDEEEDEENDVIDEEVNIEFEAYSLSDNDYDGIKKLLQQLFLKAPVNTAELTDLLIQQNHIGSVIKQTDVSEDSDDDVDEDEVFGFISLLNLTERKGTQCAEQIQELILSFCEKNCEKSMVEQLDKFLNDTTKPVGLLLSERFINIPPQIALPMYQQLQKELAEAHRTNKPCGKCYFYLLISKTFVEAGKNNSKKKLSNKKKAALMFANAEEEFFYEKAILKFNYSVQEESDTCLGGKWSFDDVPMTPLRTVMLIPGDKMNEIMDKLKEYLSI
- the BCCI gene encoding BRCA2 and CDKN1A-interacting protein isoform X1, which produces MASRPKRRAVESGVPQPPDPLVQRDEEEEDEVEDEDEDDDDSDEEEDEENDVIDEEVNIEFEAYSLSDNDYDGIKKLLQQLFLKAPVNTAELTDLLIQQNHIGSVIKQTDVSEDSDDDVDEDEVFGFISLLNLTERKGTQCAEQIQELILSFCEKNCEKSMVEQLDKFLNDTTKPVGLLLSERFINIPPQIALPMYQQLQKELAEAHRTNKPCGKCYFYLLISKTFVEAGKNNSKKKLSNKKKAALMFANAEEEFFYEQEQGKPEVLGGPDTRRGLEPVPIQHNGGSRGQVTALVSLKAGLIQSRSTLSDFQGTFMTVGIALS
- the BCCI gene encoding BRCA2 and CDKN1A-interacting protein isoform X6, with translation MASRPKRRAVESGVPQPPDPLVQRDEEEEDEVEDEDEDDDDSDEEEDEENDVIDEEVNIEFEAYSLSDNDYDGIKKLLQQLFLKAPVNTAELTDLLIQQNHIGSVIKQTDVSEDSDDDVDEDEVFGFISLLNLTERKGTQCAEQIQELILSFCEKNCEKSMVEQLDKFLNDTTKPVGLLLSERFINIPPQIALPMYQQLQKELAEAHRTNKPCGKCYFYLLISKTFVEAGKNNSKKKLSNKKKAALMFANAEEEFFYEEQGKPEVLGGPDTRRGLEPVPIQHNGRSAAQGPCGADSGRSHSHGNHYVIVFTIYQSLF
- the BCCI gene encoding BRCA2 and CDKN1A-interacting protein isoform X3, giving the protein MASRPKRRAVESGVPQPPDPLVQRDEEEEDEVEDEDEDDDDSDEEEDEENDVIDEEVNIEFEAYSLSDNDYDGIKKLLQQLFLKAPVNTAELTDLLIQQNHIGSVIKQTDVSEDSDDDVDEDEVFGFISLLNLTERKGTQCAEQIQELILSFCEKNCEKSMVEQLDKFLNDTTKPVGLLLSERFINIPPQIALPMYQQLQKELAEAHRTNKPCGKCYFYLLISKTFVEAGKNNSKKKLSNKKKAALMFANAEEEFFYEEQGKPEVLGGPDTRRGLEPVPIQHNGGSRGQVTALVSLKAGLIQSRSTLSDFQGTFMTVGIALS
- the BCCI gene encoding BRCA2 and CDKN1A-interacting protein isoform X4, with protein sequence MASRPKRRAVESGVPQPPDPLVQRDEEEEDEVEDEDEDDDDSDEEEDEENDVIDEEVNIEFEAYSLSDNDYDGIKKLLQQLFLKAPVNTAELTDLLIQQNHIGSVIKQTDVSEDSDDDVDEDEVFGFISLLNLTERKGTQCAEQIQELILSFCEKNCEKSMVEQLDKFLNDTTKPVGLLLSERFINIPPQIALPMYQQLQKELAEAHRTNKPCGKCYFYLLISKTFVEAGKNNSKKKLSNKKKAALMFANAEEEFFYEEQGKPEVLGGPDTRRGLEPVPIQHNGQLEGIRSYYCGLGNDSEKLRCSPPHFQSCGRTAEQAPV
- the BCCI gene encoding BRCA2 and CDKN1A-interacting protein isoform X5; this translates as MASRPKRRAVESGVPQPPDPLVQRDEEEEDEVEDEDEDDDDSDEEEDEENDVIDEEVNIEFEAYSLSDNDYDGIKKLLQQLFLKAPVNTAELTDLLIQQNHIGSVIKQTDVSEDSDDDVDEDEVFGFISLLNLTERKGTQCAEQIQELILSFCEKNCEKSMVEQLDKFLNDTTKPVGLLLSERFINIPPQIALPMYQQLQKELAEAHRTNKPCGKCYFYLLISKTFVEAGKNNSKKKLSNKKKAALMFANAEEEFFYEQEQGKPEVLGGPDTRRGLEPVPIQHNGRSAAQGPCGADSGRSHSHGNHYVIVFTIYQSLF
- the BCCI gene encoding BRCA2 and CDKN1A-interacting protein isoform X2, whose amino-acid sequence is MASRPKRRAVESGVPQPPDPLVQRDEEEEDEVEDEDEDDDDSDEEEDEENDVIDEEVNIEFEAYSLSDNDYDGIKKLLQQLFLKAPVNTAELTDLLIQQNHIGSVIKQTDVSEDSDDDVDEDEVFGFISLLNLTERKGTQCAEQIQELILSFCEKNCEKSMVEQLDKFLNDTTKPVGLLLSERFINIPPQIALPMYQQLQKELAEAHRTNKPCGKCYFYLLISKTFVEAGKNNSKKKLSNKKKAALMFANAEEEFFYEQEQGKPEVLGGPDTRRGLEPVPIQHNGQLEGIRSYYCGLGNDSEKLRCSPPHFQSCGRTAEQAPV